The nucleotide sequence CAATAAAAAACAATTAATGAGGCCGAATCTTAAATATATTACAGAGATATCTTGCCTTAAGAAAAAAGGCTAAATCTTCCATGGATTATGCCCCAAGCCATCAAGTTATGTCTACCAATTAATTAGGCagacttgtttaatttaaaacaATGTTTTGAAAATCAGACCAGTCACTATACCGATGAGATGATAAGATCGAGATTTTTAAGATTTGATCTATCGAACCGGTAGTTcaatcattttatatatatatatatatatatatatatatatatatatatatatatatatatatatatatatatatatacatactgaTGAGATAATAAGATCGAGATTTTTAAGATTTGATCGATGGAACCAATCGTTCaatcatattttatatatatatatatatatatagtattgatCTCCTGCGTGTGTACAGTGCGTCAAGAGATCAATTAATAActttgtttttttaatattttaaattaaaaaaaattaacatttccttctaatatattaatatatcccctcaacatattacaatactcaataaatacttaaattaattttattttaattttttttaaaaccaaacattataacctaattgggaagtctgaaccctagaggtaaaatctaaaaaaaaatttaactttgatactataacccaaagtctgaatCCTAtaagtaaaatctaaaaaaaaaataactttaatactataacccaaagcctgaaccttagaggtaaaatctaaaaaaaaatagttttgatactataacacaaagtctgaaccctaaatagctttgatactataacccaaagcctgaatggtaaaatctaaaaaaaaaaataaaacctttgatactataacccaaaacctaaaccctagaaataaattttttttaaaaaattataattatttttaaaaaattataattatttttttaatttaaattttttttaaaaaataaataaataaaaccagTGATATCCTACGAGCGCACACAGTCGCGCACTATGCGGGTATGCAGGATATcaaaatactatatatatatatatatcatgctttaataattaaaaatcatgtTTCAATTTCCTAATTCAACCTACGATTTTAATGAATTTTGATCGATTTTAAACGATTTTGACAGATTTTAgccgattttttttttctattttaatagtTGACCAAATCGGATCAAAAACCGATTCGCGGTTCAATCGGTCGGACCTGCTGGTCTGATCTGATTTTCTCTAACACTGATTTGAAGATTCTTGATAAAAAGGGAAGTCAAATACAAACTTGTATCGATTCCAATTAATCAGAGGAACCATGCGCTTTGACAAAAttggatttttttaattttattattattattattcttgttgttgatcttcttcttccatctcatCCACACATATCCAGAGAGCTAAAAGTCAACAATATACATGCGAGCGGCTTAATCCACATACCAATTGTCAACGCACCATGTTTTTCACACGAACACTACAATATTTGTCGTATTTAAAAATTATACAATTGGTGCCTCTGGCCGACCGCATAAATGACTCGGCCGTCGAGCCCATCCGCCACCGTTCAAGCATACTCCTTTAGATATTTCCACCTGTGGACCCCGCGAAACAAGTGGGTGTGACAGCGGGTAATCGAAAACGACCGGGCGACAGCACCAAGTTCCTGATCGAAGGATCTTACAAAACAGGATGACGTGGACCCCTCTACGACTCCTTCATTGTTCATGACTTCTTAGTGGTCCTGTCTTTTCGGGGCGATGTAATAATTAAAACATAAGATATTATCATCTAAGGTTTTGGGATTAAAATTTAACGTAATCAAATATAATCTCCttcatattttgatcatttacactaatggctagtagccacatATAATTTATCTCTTCCGTATTAATCTAGGGATGGATTGACGAGGACACTAAGAGCGAACGAATCATCTTTTGCCACATGATTATTTAGTGATCCTAAATTTGTATGTATATGGATTCCGGTTTAAgttcatataaatttatttataattttaaaaaatgatctAAAAAATTATTctgattaaataataataataataataataaattgctTTTGATTAAAAAGAAAGAAGGGAGGGTAGTATCGTCAAGTAACACGGCAGTCAACGAACGCAGATTAAGCGCGGCCGCACGACGAGCAGCGCATAGAAAATGTATGCGCAACCTTAGCAGGCGAGTAGGGTGATTTTTTACCCGCCACGTGTCAGAATGTCGTCTCGACTCTTTTAGTATGACAGACGATCGACGTCACCCGTTTTTTCACCTAGGACTAGGAGATATAGTTGGGAATTATTAAAAGGGTTAAATTTGTGTGGGGCCCGGAGAGGAGGGGACGAGCCCCCTTCCTTAGGCGATAAAAGAGGAGCGGTAGGGTTTCGACGGCATCCGCCATCGTCGTCCTTCTCTTTCTTTCCTCCGTCGATcgattcattttaatttttttttttcttttgcgtCGGAAATCTTTGCTTCTCCGATTGCGATCGGGGTGAGGGTGATGATTTTCGCCTTGGCGTGTGGCGATTTGGCGGTGTGACGATGCCCACCGCGGACTTCCATGGGTCATCTGCCCCCTTCGCTTTGGCGGGGCGTACGCTCCTGAGCCTTCGCCGTGATCACTCCGCCAATCCGATGGATCGACGCCACGCCGACTCCGGCGAGCAGCGGGAGCTGGACGCTTTCCAGCAACAGGTAGCGGACCTCTTTAACGATCTTGCCGGTGGAGACGACGAGATCTTATCCATTTCCTGGCTGCGGAGGCTTCTGGACACGTTCCTCGTGTGCCAGGAGGAGTTCCGGGGGATCTTATTCGGCCACCGCCGCCCCCCGGCCACGATCGACCGCCTGGTTTCCGACTTCTTTGAGCGCGCCGTGAAGGCGCTCGACATTTGCAACGCCGTGCGCGACGGCATCGAGCAAGTGCGGCAGTGGCGGAAGCACATCGAGATCGTGCTCGTGGCCCTCGATCCGCACCAGCGGGAATTCGGGGAGGGACAGCTCCGCCGGGCCAAGAAAGCGCTGTGCGACATCGCGATCCTCATGCTGGACGAGAAGGACTCCGGTTCCATTGTCTCCCATCGAAATCGTTCCTTCGGACGTAATGGAGGCTCCTCTTACTCGTCAAGCAGCGGGTCCGGTGGCCGCCGCTCGCACTTCCGCTCCCTCTCCTGGAGCGTCTCTCGTTCCTGGTCTGCAGCCCGACAACTGCAGGCCATTGGGAACAACCTATCCGCACCTCGTAGCCATGAGATGGCTGAAACAGCTGGATTTGCAGTGCCCGTTTACACGATCAGCTCAGTCCTCATCTTTGTGATGTGGTCTCTGGTGGCGGCGATTCCCTGCCAAGATCGTGGTCTCCAGATCCACTTTTCCATTCCTCGGGCTTACCTGTGGGCGCCTCCTGTCTTGGCCCTTTATGATAGAATAGTAGAGGAGtcaaagaagaaggagaggaagaattcTATTGGCCTGTTGAAGGAAATTCACCAGATCGAGAAGTGCGTGCATCACTTGATGGACGTTATAGATGTTACCCAGCTCCCCTTGACAGAGGAGAAGGACATCGAAGTGAGGCAGCAGATGCAGGAGCTGACCCAAGTCCATGCAACCATAAAGGAGTGTCTTGATCCTTTGGAACGTCAGGTCAGGGAAGTTTTCCTTCGGATAGTACGAAGCCGCACTGAAGGATTGGATTTCCTGAAGATTTCTGATTGAGTCATCTCATTGTGGATTTCCTACCAGTGAAATTAAACATGGAACATTGATGTTATATAAATATAGTCATTTTAGATTCGGGTTGCCAAGCTCCATGTGGATGGTCACAGGCTAGTGACAGAAAAACCTGCAAAGGAAAAGAATCAGGAGATAGATGGAATGTTTTCTTCCTCCAATACATCAGCAGGTAACGTCTTGTATCTACCTAAGTGCAATCTGTGAAAGAAACTGATTTGATTTAAGGTTGTTGTTCTGAATATGATTGTGGTTCATTGCTATCTCTTTTGAAATTTGGATTGCTGTATACATCTTTTAATGTGATAGAGGCAGTGCCCCCTGTGAATTTCCCATAGTCCCTTCCATATGTTGAATGATTGTTTACTGGATGCTTTGTGCACAAAGAATTGGTTTTTGTAGAATTCACAATATATGTAGAAAACATGAAATTAATGGTGTGGAAGTTGGGTGAATGTGGTTCAAAAATATAGTGCTGGCTACCTAGTCGCTAGATCGTTCAAAATGTATTATGTTTAGGGTCTGTAATTACATCCAAATAAAAGTACTAATGCATGCATTGTGTTTTAATATGTAGAACACCATGGTGCTTCATGGATTATTTAGTTCCCAATACAAATAGCATCAATGGATTGTCAAATTTTGTTTTCTACAGTGAACTTATCCAAATTATTATTCTCCTTTAACCAGGATTCGTTTCTTGAGTAAGCACTTTCTATAATTTCTTTTCATTGGATTTGGCATCATCCCAGATTTTATGTGGCGTGATTTAGGAAAGCCAATTTGAACGATTTCATGACTAAGATACAAATTTATAAGCCTCATTTCTCTTAAACCATGGTCAAGAAATTGGACTAAGCTgcataaaaaaaaactatgttTTATTTTGTCTTTTTTGGAAAAGAAAAGACCATCAAACTGTTTGCCTATATATATCAGAGCAAGCCCCCCATTTGGCGGACTGGCGGATTTTGTACCAGGACTTTAGCAACAACTAGTAAAGTCTTTATCAGCTTGGTAATAGACATTGTGATGAAGAACTATGGCTTTTAACAAGGAATTAAATTGAAAATGTGCATTTACAGAGGTGGTTAGAATTTCATGTGATTCGGTAAACAAAGTTTACATTCCAGCATATTGTGAAATCAACCTATATGATTTGATAAATTGTGAGCTAATAACTggattttttgataaatggaaaacttaaattaaaatgcTCTGAAATGATGGACAGTGAGGGAATGCCCACAATATTTGGATTTGACTAAACCCAAATATTGCAGGTTTTTTAATGAGAGCTGGTAGCTATCATCTTAAATAGGTTGGTGAGACTATGATTTTGAATgaggaattaaattaaaaatgctTGACATTGTAGAGGATATCTGGCGATTTGTGTAACCAGTTTGTGTTAGAAAATTTCTTCCTTATCTTGTTTACAGTGCAATAGACATGTAGTTTGTTTCCTGATGCTTAGTAACATTTTCACATCTGTTTATTCATTCTGGATTCTTAGTAGAAATTTGATACTTCTATCTTGTGATAGATCAAGTTGAAACATGAGACCATCACTTCTGAGCACTATCCATGTTGTTATGTTCCTGTTATCATAGAAACTAGGAAGTATACTTGATTAGCTAAGAATGATCAGCATCGAAATGCATGCatgttgatatttttattaaataagaaCGTAGGATATTCTTGAATTTGTTCATATTGGCAGCAAGCTGATTATGAGAACATGCCAAAAATGCGCTTTGTATTGCGAACCTCCTTACAGCAGTTTATCAACTGAATCTCCTTTTCTTTGATGATGAACTTAAATAGTTAATACATTTAGTGTAGGTAAACTATAGTTGCAATATCTATTTCTTGTACTTGTTCTAAACGACAGTTTTCAAGAATAAAGCTTTCTTATATCTAGCATTTGATATAATGCTGGATGAGAGCTTATAATTGGGATGCCTGATTTCAGTGAGAATAAAAAAGAAATGTCGTAGCCTGACAACATGCTGCTTTTCTTCAGTTTTGTATAGGAGTTATCCATTCTTTAGATTTTAGAATGCTGCTTTTCTTCAGTTTTTTTCTGTCTGCTGCTTTTATTACTTTATGTGAATTATTTTAGGGTGCTAGTTAGCTTGTGATATTTGAATGCCAGAGACAAAAGAAAAAGATTCATAAAATTACATATAAAGTTACGCCATTTATATGCATCTCATAACTTTCTGCTCACTTAAAGTCTTTCTTACGATGTGGTTTAGTTTTAAGTTAAGAACTTTGGATTTGATATTAAGGAAGTTGGTCAAACTACTTCACCTTTGGTAATCTGTCTTGTTTATTAAGCTTTCTATTCTTATTTCTTACTTAAAATGTCATAATGGAGGAAGGTGACATCACGACAGAGAATAAATTTAGTTGTATTTATAAAGCAAGTCCGGTCACGAATATATGAGGTAAGTACTATATGAGGTAGGTTTGATTATATTAGGCGATAAAGACAATGACACTTTCAACCACTTCATCAATTGTtgcaaaagtttttttttccttttttataaaaaatgaaACACAAAGCCTAGTGCGCATTTGAAatttacaaaatttttaaaagggcATCTAACTGTtagatcaatttacctcttccTTGAACTACTAGGATGCTAGAACaacattaatttcaaaattaagtcaCTAATGACCGAAACAATTAAGTGGTGGCTCTGTCATTGCATCGGATCAGCTGCCGTGATAGAAAGGATGAGGAACAACAAATTGTGCTGAACGAGCAGCGGAATTTTTCTTTACCTGCACATGCTTTGTCTTGGAAGTTTTTCCCTGGCAATTTCTTGTGGTTCCCTAGGTCTCATCTTTCCATCAGAATTCTAATCCTGCAAAGAAAAAATCATTCATTCGTTTGACCACAGTATGAACAACAACTAGTAGTAAAAACAAGCGTACATTTAAAGCTAGCTAAAACTGAACCTATAATTCATTTTAGTCCTAGAAAGTAGAAGCCATACCAGTTGACTGACGGGCTGTTACTTGTGAGTATTcggttaattcaattaatttaatattaattcaatataatttttttattattttaattcgatttaataataaattaattttagaactCACCCTACACGCCGCCGTGGACGGAGTCGCCCTAGTTCTAGCCAAATGGCGCAatcttcgtcgtcgtcgtctcctTACGCAGTCAAACTTTCCACCTCTTGCGTTTCTTTCAAGTAATCGATGCTCATTGCCGATCGTCTTGACCGCCCAAATCGGAGTCCACTGCGAGCGAACATGGAGCCGGCTCTCCAGGCGCTGATCGCCTCCCTAGTCAGTTTCCTCTTCGTCTCCCTCATCTTCGCCGTCCTCGTCCTCATCTGCCGCGACGCCTCTAAGTCCCGCCTTTCCGACGTCGAGGGGGTGCTGGCCCTCCGCTCGCTCGGCCGCACGCGCTCCTTGCACCTTCCCTATGCCGCCGAGGAGAGTAGCGCCTCGTACGACCCGTCCCTAAATGATATCGCCATGTCGGAGCTGGTCGCGGCCACCAGGGACTTCGCGGCGGACGGAATCATCGGCGACGGCAGCTTCGGGTTCGTCTACAAGGCGCGACTGTCGTCGGGCGTTACGGTCGCGGTGAAGCGGCTCTCCAAGGACGCCGCGCACGGCGTGCGCGAGTTCAAGGCGGAGATGGACACCCTAGGGCGGATCCGCCACCCGAACCTGGTGCGCATGCTAGGGTTCTGCGTCGCCGGCCGCGACCGCGTGCTGGTCTACGAGTACGTGAAGCACGGCAGCCTGGACCAGTGGCTGCACGAGGAGGAGGACGACGAGGGGCGTCCGAGGTCGCTGCCGTGGCGGACGCGGCTGGGGATCGTGCGCGGGGTGGCGGCCGGGCTGACCTTCCTCCACGATTGCTGCCAGCCGGCGGTGATCCACCGCGACATCAAGGCCAGCAACGTGCTGCTCGACGAGGGGTTCGAGGCGCGGATCACCGACTTCGGACTGGCGCGGCTGGTGGAGGCGCCCCGCACGCACGTGTCGACGCAGGTCGCAGGGACGATGGGGTACATGGCGCCGGAGTACTGGGAGGGAGCGACCGTGGCGACGGTGAAGGGGGACGTGTACAGCTTCGGGATACTGATGCTGGAGGTGGCGACGGGGCGGCGGCCGAACCTGGGCGTGCGGCAGGAAGGGGGCGGCGGAAAGAAGGAGATGCTGCTGGCGAAATGGGCGCGGGCAATGGTGGAGCAGGGCCGGATCCCGGAGATACTCGACAGCGAGATGGGGAGCGAAGACGTGGAAGAGAGCGAGGTGACGGCGTACCTGAAAGTGGCCTTCCGCTGCACCGAAGACTCTTCCAGGAAAAGGCCCTCCATGAGAGAGGTATTAGCTGACCTAAACCAGTTCTAAATTTCttttacaataaaataaaataaaaaagaagtaATGCatatgcaaatactattgtaattACTTCCTTCAAAATGAATAATGATGGTTGTCACTCAGATAATTGAAACACCTTAGACAGTAATTGAAAGAAACATTGTTGCAAAAGGAAATCGAACTCAATGCATTTCTTTACTTAATTACTTGTAAGAGTTGATTTGGGAATATACTGGGAATTGTAGAGTAATATCAGCTTCAATCCTTCAACAGACTCAGATGCTTTGCCCACTTTTCTTATCCTTTTAATCCTTCTAATAGCAGTAAGGACCTTCTTGATTCTTCTAGGAAACATTAATGTGCATCCACTACAATGTTCACCCTAGGATTGATGCAGAATTATAGAGCTCCTCTTAGTCTGCTGCCTAGATGACATTGGGACATTCTCCTAATATGaatcaaaaaattcttttttgaCTTGCCCCTTGGCAACCACATTGTTGCTACAAGGCTCATCCTCACTTTTGGTTTGCTAACGAACTGTCTCCTTGCCTCTATGTCAAGGCGAAGGAAGCCTTTCAATTTCAACTTGCTCCTCCTTGATAAGAGGCTCGATGGTGCTCTCCTTGTTGGTAGTGGGAGATGTGGGCAGTTACCCCAAAACTGCCCACTTATCCCATGTTTGCTCCATTATATAAtacgtaaaaaaaaaaacaaagaataagAGGTTCTGCTGCTTTCTTTGcaagagaaaaataaattttctcaaTTTGAAGAGTTACAATGATTCCTTATCGATCTCGTTCTTCATGCTTGAAGGACGATTATAAAATTGAACAGCCCTTCTGATTCATGAACCAAATCCTCTACAGTTTGGATGTTCTATTGCAAAAAAAGAAAGCAGCAAAACCTTTTTGTTCCTTTTTTTTGGCCGTAATATCTAATAGGGTCGGATACTCAGGCTCGGATGACAGATAAAACATGAGGGTTCAAATCCCCTTCCGTAGTTAGCATCAAAGATCCAATAGATTCCGCCATTGGTGCAGCGGAATGGAAGCTTGAGTTATCAACTTCTAACTCCTTCCGTGCCCGTCTTCCAATGCTCCATTTTTTGTCGCTAAGATGATGAGTTCAAAATTTCAAGTGACTCCACTACTACACTTGACAACAATGACCCAATATATTCCACCGTCGGTGCAGCAGAATGGATGCTTGAGTTTTCAACATCTGACTCCTTCCTCGACAGACTTTGATGCTCCATGTTCTCTAGCAGGGGTGATGAGTTCAAAATTTCACTCGAGTTCATTACCATAGTTGGCATCAAAGATTCAATAGATTCCTCGATGGTGCAGCAgaagcagaatggaagcttgagTTTTCAACTTCTGACTCCTTCCTCGGTGGGCTCTGATGCTCCATGTCCTATTGCAGAGGtgataagtttaaaattttactcGAGTCCATTACCACAGTTGACATAAAAGATGAAATGGATTCCAGCGTTGGTGCACAGCATAATGGAAGCTTGAATTCTCAATTTCTGACTCCTTCCTTGCCGAACTCTGATGTTCCATTTCCTGGGGTGTTATGTTCGAGCTTTCGTTCGAGTCCACCACCACAGTTGGTGTCCAAGATGGTGCAGCAGAATGGAAGATTGAGTTTTCAACTTCTGACTCATTCTCCCTTTCTGGTGGCAGACGCGatgagttttaaatttccattggCGCAGCAGAAAGGAAGCCTGATCTCACTTCTTCTGACACTTCAACTCATGGCTCTGCTGTTTCATTTCTAGTCGCACAGTCAAGGAGTTTGAAATTCGCATTGGCACAACAGAAAGACAGCTTGAGTTCTTCACTTCCGATTTCTGAATCATTTGAAGCACCTTGGTGCTCCGTTACTGATGGCAGAGGcgaagaattcaaaattttcgtTGGCACATCAGAAAGAAAGTTTGATTTCTCTACTTCCTTCTCCTTCCTCTCCGGGCTCTGCTGCCGGATTCCGGGTGGCAAAGGgcatgaacttaaaaattccggCAAAGGCAGCACCAAAGGGATCGCATTGGGCAATTTATCACGACCGCCTGCTACTACATCCGCACGGTCATCCTGAAAGATCAAAAATCAAGGAAAAACTGCATGAAAGACGTCATTTTATAGAGAAGGACTCGAACAAAAACCTGATGAGaagtttcttctttgtcttctgcAACGGGTTCCAACGGGTTCTCCATCTCCATCGCCCTGCTAGTAGAGAGCCACGGAAGCCTGTAAATCCGTCCACCATGTCCACAGTAACGTTCGGCAGAATCCTTGCTCCCGAAATCCATGTCCCATGAACTGCGCACAGAAAGCAATGGACGAATAACGAACAACTATACGACGAAGGAGGAAAAATACAGGAAAATTAATAATCACCGGATGAGAGATCGGTGACGGATACCTTCTGCTTCGAGGGAGCGAGGCGAACGGCGATCGAGGTGGAAGCGGCTGATGCTGGGGTGATCCAGGCACGACATGACAATTGGGGTGCCGACCGAAGAGGATCGAACGGTCTTCGAGGGCTGGCGTTGCCTCCGGCAGCAGATGTTGGCACCGGAGGGACGGGGAGGCTGAGGAAGATGTGCAGGATGCTGCCACCTTTCTTGAGGACAGAAAGAAAAGCATTCTTGGACTCGCCAGTCAATCCCTTGTCGTCCGCCGTGAGGGCGATTCCTAGGGTTTGCttggggaaaaaaataaaagaggaaaGCTCCTTGTTTTCCCCTTTAAAACGAAGAGTGCGACCGGTGGGGACACCTCTGTAACGGCTAGTTGAGCTGAGCCGTGACCTAATTCAATGACTAACTTAAATGGTGCAGAGTCAACTTGGTGCAAGGTCATTGTGACTCACTTAAATGTTAGAATCCAGACGATCGCAAGGTCAACCTAGATTTTAATGTACATTCATGGAAATTTTATTAGGTCGAACCTCCTCATGCTCCATTTGTACATAACGGAATTGAACGACTTCGAACAACCTTAT is from Zingiber officinale cultivar Zhangliang chromosome 7B, Zo_v1.1, whole genome shotgun sequence and encodes:
- the LOC122004883 gene encoding protein ROH1-like, whose product is MPTADFHGSSAPFALAGRTLLSLRRDHSANPMDRRHADSGEQRELDAFQQQVADLFNDLAGGDDEILSISWLRRLLDTFLVCQEEFRGILFGHRRPPATIDRLVSDFFERAVKALDICNAVRDGIEQVRQWRKHIEIVLVALDPHQREFGEGQLRRAKKALCDIAILMLDEKDSGSIVSHRNRSFGRNGGSSYSSSSGSGGRRSHFRSLSWSVSRSWSAARQLQAIGNNLSAPRSHEMAETAGFAVPVYTISSVLIFVMWSLVAAIPCQDRGLQIHFSIPRAYLWAPPVLALYDRIVEESKKKERKNSIGLLKEIHQIEKCVHHLMDVIDVTQLPLTEEKDIEVRQQMQELTQVHATIKECLDPLERQVREVFLRIVRSRTEGLDFLKISD
- the LOC122004884 gene encoding putative serine/threonine-protein kinase, with amino-acid sequence MLIADRLDRPNRSPLRANMEPALQALIASLVSFLFVSLIFAVLVLICRDASKSRLSDVEGVLALRSLGRTRSLHLPYAAEESSASYDPSLNDIAMSELVAATRDFAADGIIGDGSFGFVYKARLSSGVTVAVKRLSKDAAHGVREFKAEMDTLGRIRHPNLVRMLGFCVAGRDRVLVYEYVKHGSLDQWLHEEEDDEGRPRSLPWRTRLGIVRGVAAGLTFLHDCCQPAVIHRDIKASNVLLDEGFEARITDFGLARLVEAPRTHVSTQVAGTMGYMAPEYWEGATVATVKGDVYSFGILMLEVATGRRPNLGVRQEGGGGKKEMLLAKWARAMVEQGRIPEILDSEMGSEDVEESEVTAYLKVAFRCTEDSSRKRPSMREVLADLNQF
- the LOC122004885 gene encoding uncharacterized protein LOC122004885 isoform X2; the protein is MSCLDHPSISRFHLDRRSPRSLEAEVHGTWISGARILPNVTVDMVDGFTGFRGSLLAGRWRWRTRWNPLQKTKKKLLDDRADVVAGGRDKLPNAIPLVLPLPEFLSSCPLPPGIRQQSPERKEKEVEKSNFLSDVPTKILNSSPLPSVTEHQGASNDSEIGSEELKLSFCCANANFKLLDCATRNETAEP
- the LOC122004885 gene encoding uncharacterized protein LOC122004885 isoform X1, which encodes MLFFLSSRKVAASCTSSSASPSLRCQHLLPEATPALEDRSILFGRHPNCHVVPGSPQHQPLPPRSPFASLPRSRSSWDMDFGSKDSAERYCGHGGRIYRLPWLSTSRAMEMENPLEPVAEDKEETSHQDDRADVVAGGRDKLPNAIPLVLPLPEFLSSCPLPPGIRQQSPERKEKEVEKSNFLSDVPTKILNSSPLPSVTEHQGASNDSEIGSEELKLSFCCANANFKLLDCATRNETAEP